The following are encoded together in the Mesotoga sp. Brook.08.105.5.1 genome:
- a CDS encoding type II toxin-antitoxin system PemK/MazF family toxin has product MNRELPSRGEIWLANLNPTRGREQSGFRPCLVISVDQFNHGPAELVIVVPLTSKNKSIPLHVEISGKQTGLDVTSYIKTEDLRSISRNRLEKKIGQVSEEVILEVLDRIKILLNI; this is encoded by the coding sequence ATGAATAGAGAGCTACCTTCAAGAGGCGAAATATGGTTGGCAAACCTTAATCCGACTAGAGGCAGAGAACAATCTGGATTTCGGCCATGTTTGGTCATTTCGGTCGACCAGTTCAATCATGGGCCTGCTGAACTCGTGATTGTCGTGCCCTTAACGTCAAAGAACAAATCGATCCCACTTCACGTTGAGATTTCTGGAAAGCAAACAGGTCTCGACGTAACAAGCTACATCAAGACCGAGGACTTAAGATCTATCTCAAGAAATAGACTGGAGAAGAAGATCGGCCAGGTCTCTGAAGAAGTTATCTTGGAGGTACTGGATCGCATAAAGATTCTCCTCAACATCTAA
- a CDS encoding MFS transporter → MRKRIVLLLTYTFITTITISMYRVVYNLYLREIGFSNQLIGNVTSAQLWGSAIIGLLTAVLADSIGKKKILFLSAIVVPVSGIALAFVVDPTFIIVLSFIKGGFTVTAFTVVMATMTSITKTGNRAKVFGLNFGINMASGVIGNFIGGAFGDLFSLKTTLIISMVAHLPAIIPVIKLEMTESRSRLKELFNFSGLQNDQRKVLTYYFISTATVGFGAGLFIHFGNLIFKDLFNMSATAIGIALSIAQLGTAAGSTLSHKLGKRFGALKFNLTMQLLVIPLMLSLVIVREPILFTILYAFRFVFMNITNPIMTSIIFSYVPDSKLSTVSGINGFLNNTVRAVAAMIFGLIVGTTISGYTELFLLSTAFYAANAFIIFLFYRDFKNEPRVLELYDSKRTS, encoded by the coding sequence TTGAGAAAGAGAATCGTATTACTGCTGACTTATACATTCATCACCACTATAACAATCTCAATGTACCGCGTTGTCTATAATCTGTATCTGAGAGAAATCGGTTTCTCAAATCAACTCATAGGCAACGTGACTTCTGCCCAGTTATGGGGATCGGCGATCATAGGGCTGCTCACAGCCGTTCTCGCAGATTCTATCGGAAAGAAGAAGATTCTCTTTCTCTCTGCGATTGTCGTTCCCGTATCTGGAATCGCGCTTGCTTTCGTAGTTGATCCGACGTTTATAATCGTTCTATCGTTTATCAAAGGCGGGTTTACAGTTACTGCCTTCACCGTAGTCATGGCGACAATGACAAGCATAACAAAGACGGGAAACAGAGCGAAGGTCTTCGGTCTGAACTTCGGAATCAACATGGCAAGCGGAGTCATCGGTAATTTCATTGGTGGGGCATTTGGAGATCTTTTCAGCCTTAAAACGACTTTGATAATCTCGATGGTCGCCCATTTACCTGCAATAATACCTGTCATAAAGCTTGAGATGACGGAATCGAGATCCAGACTCAAGGAACTATTCAACTTTTCGGGACTTCAGAACGACCAGAGGAAGGTGCTTACATACTACTTCATATCCACAGCAACTGTGGGCTTCGGAGCCGGTCTCTTCATACATTTCGGAAATTTGATATTCAAAGACCTATTCAACATGTCGGCAACTGCTATCGGAATTGCCTTATCAATTGCACAGCTTGGAACGGCAGCCGGTTCCACACTCTCGCACAAGCTGGGTAAACGCTTCGGCGCCTTGAAGTTCAACCTGACAATGCAGCTTCTTGTTATTCCACTCATGCTTTCTCTTGTAATAGTAAGAGAGCCGATTCTATTCACGATTCTTTACGCATTCAGATTCGTCTTCATGAACATAACAAACCCGATAATGACTTCGATAATCTTCTCATACGTTCCAGATTCTAAACTATCAACAGTTTCTGGAATCAACGGCTTTCTGAACAATACTGTTCGGGCAGTAGCCGCTATGATCTTCGGGTTAATAGTTGGTACTACTATAAGCGGCTATACCGAATTATTCTTGCTTAGCACTGCCTTCTACGCGGCAAATGCCTTCATCATCTTCCTTTTCTACAGGGATTTCAAGAACGAACCGAGAGTTCTGGAGCTTTATGATTCGAAGAGAACGAGCTGA